One Methylocapsa sp. D3K7 DNA window includes the following coding sequences:
- the glsA gene encoding glutaminase A, whose product MLLTIEGNQLVPSQEDPVSRYLTRLRGELMSVDAGEVASYIPELARADPRQFAIAIATTDGRVFAVGDASQLFTIQSVSKPFAYAHAFACHGRAAVLDKVGVEPTGEAFNSIVLDDAANQPYNPMVNAGAIAVSELFPGDTPKQRISAMRSALSRFAGRDLDLDESVYRSESETGHRNRAIAYLMRNSNMIGNEPEAVLEVYFRQCSMLVNCRDLAVMAASLANDGVNPLTGEAAMPAEFVQDVLSVMHSCGMYDYAGQWAYEVGIPAKSGVSGCVIAVIPGQIGIAIYSPRLDSYGNSVRGVMACRRISADFGLHAFCSRTGVESVLRHELNGLRIRSKRLRTPAERAILDRSGGAICIIEAQGRLYFGTAERLVHRIRKVAANATHVIVDFRHVQSADRAALCLLQGFSGVPENPNCQLIFSHILVNGPLANLRSVLAGTKGFSRPIQIFDGLDDALEHVEAEILYLHAPASEESMLTLQEIVLFQNLDTEELSLLSLSVAPKLTTFESGQIIIKKGELGKTFFVIVRGSASVELPSIGHGGRTVQIASVGRSLAFGHMALIEGRTRGAQVVAETELVCYAISVESLRTFGLEHPSIYAKILMNIISDLADTLHAANETIRALER is encoded by the coding sequence ATGCTGTTGACGATCGAGGGGAACCAACTAGTGCCGTCGCAGGAAGATCCGGTGAGCCGTTACCTAACCCGGCTCCGCGGCGAGTTGATGTCCGTGGATGCCGGGGAGGTGGCTAGCTATATTCCCGAACTCGCCAGGGCCGACCCGCGTCAATTCGCGATCGCCATCGCCACCACTGACGGCCGGGTTTTCGCGGTTGGTGACGCCAGTCAACTGTTCACGATTCAGTCGGTCTCAAAACCGTTTGCCTACGCACATGCCTTCGCCTGTCATGGCCGCGCGGCTGTTCTTGACAAAGTCGGCGTCGAGCCGACAGGGGAAGCGTTTAATTCGATTGTTCTCGACGACGCGGCGAACCAGCCATACAATCCGATGGTGAATGCCGGGGCGATCGCCGTCTCGGAGCTTTTTCCAGGCGATACCCCCAAACAACGCATCAGCGCTATGCGAAGTGCGCTGTCCCGTTTTGCGGGGCGCGACCTCGACCTCGACGAGTCCGTCTATCGCTCTGAAAGCGAGACCGGGCACCGCAATCGCGCAATTGCCTATTTGATGCGCAATAGCAATATGATCGGGAACGAACCCGAGGCCGTTCTTGAGGTCTACTTCCGCCAGTGTTCCATGCTCGTGAACTGCCGGGATCTCGCCGTCATGGCAGCCAGTTTGGCCAACGACGGTGTAAACCCACTCACAGGCGAGGCTGCGATGCCTGCGGAATTTGTTCAGGACGTGCTCAGCGTCATGCATAGCTGCGGCATGTACGACTATGCCGGGCAATGGGCCTACGAAGTCGGTATACCCGCCAAAAGCGGCGTGTCCGGCTGCGTCATTGCCGTGATACCCGGCCAGATCGGGATCGCCATCTACTCACCGCGACTGGATAGTTACGGAAACAGCGTCCGTGGCGTGATGGCCTGTCGGCGGATCTCGGCGGATTTCGGCCTTCATGCCTTTTGCAGCCGCACCGGCGTCGAATCGGTCTTGCGTCACGAACTCAACGGCCTCCGCATTCGCTCGAAGCGACTTCGAACACCAGCGGAACGTGCGATCCTCGACCGGAGTGGCGGGGCGATCTGCATCATCGAAGCGCAAGGCAGATTGTATTTCGGCACCGCCGAGAGATTGGTCCACCGCATTCGCAAAGTCGCAGCCAACGCGACTCACGTCATTGTGGATTTTCGTCACGTCCAAAGCGCCGACCGCGCCGCATTGTGTCTGCTGCAAGGATTCTCCGGCGTTCCAGAAAATCCCAATTGCCAGCTCATATTCTCGCATATTTTGGTGAACGGTCCGCTCGCAAATCTCCGGTCCGTGCTTGCCGGCACGAAGGGATTTTCACGGCCTATACAAATTTTCGATGGACTTGACGACGCTTTGGAACATGTCGAGGCGGAGATCCTTTATCTGCACGCACCGGCTTCAGAAGAATCGATGCTGACGTTGCAGGAGATCGTGCTTTTTCAAAACCTCGACACCGAAGAATTGAGTCTGCTGTCGCTATCTGTCGCGCCGAAGCTGACGACTTTCGAGAGCGGCCAGATCATCATCAAGAAAGGGGAATTGGGAAAGACGTTTTTCGTTATTGTGCGTGGTTCAGCCTCCGTGGAGCTGCCGTCCATTGGGCATGGCGGCCGAACTGTTCAAATCGCTTCGGTCGGCAGGAGCCTCGCATTCGGCCACATGGCGCTGATCGAGGGGCGGACGCGCGGAGCCCAAGTTGTCGCCGAAACCGAACTCGTTTGTTACGCCATATCGGTTGAATCTCTTCGCACCTTTGGTCTTGAGCACCCAAGCATCTATGCCAAGATATTGATGAACATCATTAGCGATCTGGCCGACACACTGCATGCCGCCAATGAAACAATACGGGCATTGGAGCGCTGA